Proteins encoded together in one Chitinophaga varians window:
- a CDS encoding SusD/RagB family nutrient-binding outer membrane lipoprotein — translation MKSLKIVAFAALAGMAFSSCNKKFEDYSINTNKPAKVPPSLVLGGILGDMNADKPWSAVMRWNQFDCCNYNYYGDQRYDWNGADFSSYFSLTNIQQMETEAVRLGGKDVNPYTALGKFARAFFYYRLSSLVGDVPMKSALLGKDNITPTYDAQKAVFVQILQWLEDANTQLAAQIANPDKSNTAEGQVLKGDFYYGNDLTKWQRAVNTFRLRVLIALSKKSGDADINVAQQFKNIVGNPAKYPLMESMDHNMQFIYNNINKYPSNPDNLGFDATRYNMSATYLNTLVGLNDPRAYVTAEPATKQINELHKLPSDITAYVGASSGESQEDMSSKMSNVDTAVYSLRSRSRYYSSYAAEPGVIIGFPELCFNMAEAINRGWITGDAEAWYKKGIKASLGFYGIPTEVAGTVNKTYKGTRYDVPFDFENGYYQQATVKYQGNNAQGLTQILTQKYLAFFENSGWEAYFNWRRTGVPTFLTGAGTGNSGVLPKRFKYPDTERSANTVNWTASLKSQFGGTTDDINAAMWLIQ, via the coding sequence ATGAAATCACTGAAAATAGTTGCCTTTGCTGCGTTGGCTGGTATGGCCTTCAGCAGTTGCAATAAAAAGTTTGAAGATTATTCCATCAATACTAATAAACCCGCCAAAGTTCCGCCCAGCCTGGTACTGGGAGGCATTTTGGGAGATATGAACGCAGACAAGCCATGGAGCGCGGTGATGCGCTGGAACCAGTTTGACTGTTGTAACTATAACTACTATGGCGATCAGCGCTACGACTGGAACGGGGCTGATTTTTCCAGCTATTTCTCTCTGACCAACATACAGCAGATGGAAACAGAAGCTGTCCGGCTGGGAGGAAAGGATGTAAATCCATATACTGCTTTGGGCAAATTTGCCCGTGCCTTTTTCTACTACCGGCTGTCCAGCCTCGTAGGAGATGTGCCAATGAAATCAGCGCTGTTGGGCAAAGACAACATCACCCCAACTTACGACGCGCAGAAAGCTGTATTTGTACAGATACTGCAATGGCTGGAAGATGCCAATACCCAGCTGGCCGCACAGATAGCCAATCCCGATAAGTCCAATACCGCAGAAGGACAGGTGCTGAAAGGTGATTTTTATTATGGCAACGATCTCACCAAATGGCAGCGCGCGGTAAACACGTTCCGTTTACGCGTGTTAATCGCACTGAGCAAAAAATCCGGTGATGCTGATATCAATGTGGCGCAACAATTTAAAAATATCGTTGGTAATCCTGCTAAATACCCGCTGATGGAATCGATGGACCACAACATGCAGTTCATCTACAATAACATCAACAAGTACCCGTCCAACCCGGATAACCTCGGCTTTGACGCTACCCGGTACAATATGTCGGCTACTTACCTTAATACGCTGGTGGGGCTTAATGATCCGAGGGCTTACGTGACCGCCGAGCCGGCCACCAAACAGATCAATGAGCTGCATAAGCTGCCTTCTGATATTACGGCCTATGTGGGCGCTTCTTCCGGTGAGAGCCAGGAAGATATGTCTTCTAAGATGTCTAACGTGGATACGGCCGTTTATTCCCTGCGCAGCAGAAGCCGTTACTATAGCAGCTATGCCGCCGAACCTGGTGTGATCATCGGTTTCCCGGAACTGTGCTTTAACATGGCGGAGGCTATCAACCGTGGATGGATCACGGGGGACGCGGAAGCCTGGTACAAAAAAGGCATCAAAGCATCTCTGGGCTTTTATGGTATTCCTACAGAAGTGGCCGGCACTGTCAACAAAACGTATAAGGGTACCCGTTATGACGTGCCTTTCGATTTTGAGAACGGTTATTATCAACAGGCGACCGTTAAGTACCAGGGCAACAACGCCCAGGGCCTGACACAGATCCTGACGCAGAAATACCTCGCGTTCTTTGAAAACTCCGGCTGGGAGGCGTATTTCAACTGGCGCCGCACAGGAGTGCCTACCTTCCTGACGGGCGCAGGCACGGGCAACAGTGGCGTGCTCCCCAAGCGTTTCAAATATCCGGACACAGAGCGGTCTGCCAATACCGTTAACTGGACCGCTTCGCTGAAGAGCCAGTTCGGCGGCACCACCGATGATATTAATGCTGCTATGTGGCTCATACAATAA